Sequence from the Erythrolamprus reginae isolate rEryReg1 chromosome Z, rEryReg1.hap1, whole genome shotgun sequence genome:
CGGGGCAGTTCCTCCGTCTTCTTCCATATCGGCCTTCTCTTCCCCATCCTTCAAGGGGCAGAGAGGGCTTTGGGGCCCCAGTGGGGAGGAGGACAGTGCTCTAgatcctccctcttccccctcggGCTGCCCCATCTCCTCCCCTTCCTTAGGAGGACCCAGAACCTCAGGGCTGGAGATCTGCTCTGCTTTTTCTCCAATGCTTTCTACCGAGTCTTCGTCGGTgggttcctcttcttcctcctcctcctcctctgacagCTCCTCCTCCTGAGGGACAGGCGGCTGCTCCTGTGGCTTCTCCCCTTCTCCCAATTGGACCCCCTCTGGGGCTGAAGGCTCAGGGAGGAGAGCTCCATTGGGAATTTGCCCACCCAGGTGCATTCGGACGTGCTGTTGGAGACTCACAGCATTGGTGAACTTCTTCTGACAGATGGGACAAGAGTTTTGTGCTCGGGCTGAAGGGCTGGTTTTGTGGGCCACAAAGTGAGCCCTCAGGTTCCCCCTGGTGGAGAAGGCTCGCCCACAGACCTTGCATTTGAAGGGGCGTTCGCCCCCGTGCTGCCCATAGTGAAGTTGCAGAGCTCGGGGACAGCTGAGGACCCTCAAGCAGATGACGCATTGATTGGGCCCTGAAGATGACATAGAAGATGACATCGAGGAGCTGGCTGTGGATGGGGCCATGCCCGAGGAGGACGAGGATCCTTGGCGGTCGATTTTCTCTACCAGCTGCTGGAGCTTGGAGGTCTCCGAGGGAGAAGCTTCCAGGACATAGGGGAAGGGTCCCATGGCCGGGCCTGCCTTGAAGTGATTGGCCAACAGAGCCCAGCTGGGCAAGGCCCCCACGAGCTTCCCCAGCTGAAGACGGGCCCCTTCCGTCTCTGATTCAGGAGGGGTGTTCTCGTCCCCCTTCCCTTTGGCTTCCACTGCCTTCATGAGGACCAGCTTGTTGAAACTGGGCAAAGCTTGAGCAGCAGACGAAGGAGCCGTTCCAGATAGCAGGCTCAGGCTTTCAGTGGCGCTCAGAGCCTTGCGCTCGGCCACAGGGAGGGCCCCGTGCTCCTCCCCAGAGTCGGCTTTCTCAGGCGGCACAGACATGCCGTAAGGGAGCCCCGAAGTGGTCAGGACGTAGTCTAGATGCTCCGGGACTGGGTGAGGGTTCATCTGGACATGGGGATACTTCTCCCGGTGTCGATGGAAATGGACCTTGAGGTTGCCGCGGGTAGTGAAACGATTGCCACAGATGTTACACTTGTAGGGACGCTCGCCAGTGTGGGAGCGAAGGTGGATCTGGAGGGCACTGTCACTGCCGAAGATCTTCCCACAGAAACGGCATTTGTGGCGCCCGCTTGGTTTCTCACCTTCCAAGTtggattctcctcctcctcctccaccacctccccctcctcctccattctTCTGTCGCAAGAGTCCTGGAGATGTGGCCTGCTCCAGACCCCGGGCAGTCCCTAAGCATTGGGCTGCCAATACACCTGTGGCCGTAGGGAATGCTGGGGCCAGGAGCTGCTCAGCTTTGGGCACTCTGGTGCCACCAGGGAATGGGTGGTAGAGATGGAAGAACGCCGGCTTGGGCACATCTGGAGAGGCGGACACCTGGCTCCTCCCAGGTTCAGTTTTGATAGAAAAGACAGGCAAAGGGGGCTTGGGTGGGGCAGAGGCCACCGGGGCAGATTCCGTGGTGGAGGCCGGAGCCCCGACCTGCCCCCATGAACTCAAGAGCAACACCTGGCGGCAGATCTGCTCCGTCATCTGCATCTGATGGAGCTGCCGTTGTTGCAGAACACGCAACTCTTCCAAGATGAGAGGGATGTTGAGATGCCCGGTGGagagagtggtggtggtgggcagGGTTGGGGGTGGTGGAGGAGGGGGACGGGAAGAGGTGGGTTCTTGGCTTGGCTCGGTCATCAAGGGCCCAGGTTCTACATCCATGCTTGGAGAACTTTCAGGGTGGACTTCAAcggaagaggaggatgaggaacagacACTGGAGTGCTCCTGGCCAGTGGTGGAAGCGGTCAAAAGGCCGGCCGAACTTAGGGCTCGCTCTGAGAAACAGGTAGTGGTGTGAGAAGATAACTGGGAGGGGTCCTTGAAGATGATGTGACAGGAAGGGCAGGAAAGGGGGCTGGAGTCATCCCCAGTGTCTCCTGAGaagatagaagaaagaaaaaagagaggaaggagatggAGTTAAGTTGCTGGaagttggttatttatttatttattcgatttttatgccgcccttctccttagactcagggcggcttacaacatgttggcaatagcgctttttaacagagccagcctattgcccccacaatccgggtcctcatttcacccacctcggaaggatggaaggctgagtcaaccttgagccggtgatgagatttgaaccgctgacctacagatctacagtcagcttcagtggcctgcagtacagcactctacctgctgcgtcaccccggtTCCAAACGTCCGCTACTCTTTCTGTGAAGTTATACTTTCTAAAGTTACTTTTGAACTTCTTTCCTGTCAGTTTGAAGCTATGCCAATGGTGATTTGTATataattttgctactggttctcacATATGCATGGTTCAAAGAACCGATCGGAAATAGGGGCAACCCACTGCTGAGCTATGCCTTCGTGTTCTTGCTTAgtgttcaaaatacagtggtacctctattattattattattattattattattattattattattattattattatattattattattattattattattattattattattattatttattggatttgtatgccgcccctctccgcagactctacctaagaacacctctacttaaggacttttctagataagaaaagggtggttaagattttttttgcctcttcttaagaaccattttctacttaaaaacccaagcacggaaaaatttcccaggaaatttgggagcgGCACAAAGgtccggacagtttcctgccattcctcctgggtttctctctctgacgcTCGCCgccccagagtccctctttttttttttaaaccttaaagttttggatttttaaaaattcccctcacctcaccttcttccttcggcagcgactgacatagaaacatagaagactgacgacagaaaaagacctcatggtccatctagtctgcccttatactattttctgtattttatcttaggatggatatatgtttatcccaggcatgtttaaattcagttactgtggatttaccaaccacgtctgctggaagtttgttccaaggatctactactctttcagtaaaatattttctcatgttgcctttgatctttcccccaactaacttcagattgtgtccccttgttcttgtgttcactttcctattaaaaacacttcctcctggaccttatttaaccctttaacatatttaaatgtttcgatcatgtccccccttttccttctgtcctcctcctcttcttcctcctcccaccgaaaattccgagcttttatttctttcctaatgggtttgcacgcattatttgcttttacattgattcctatgggaaaaactgcttctacttacaaacttttctacttaagaacctggtcacgaactaattaagttcttaagtagaggtaccactgtacaggaaattctcgacttacaacagttcatttagtgactgttaaaaGCTACAGTGGCCCTGAAAAAAAGCGACTTAGGATCTGTTTTCACATTTAGAATTTTTTTGGTAGCCCTATGActgaatcaaaattcagacacttggaaaTGACTCATGCTTATGACAGCTGAAGTGTCCCAGGCTCATGCGATCCCCTTGTGTAACCTTTCGAACGGCAAAGCCAACAggaaaatcagattcacttaacaatctacTTAATgcctgctgtgattcacttaagaactcttgcaagaaaagtggtaaaatggagcaaaactcatttaacaaatatcttctttaaaaacagaaatgtgggactcagttgtggtttgtaagtcaaggactacttgtacagtggtacctctacttaagaacacctctatctatctatctatctatctatctatctatctatctatctatctatctatctatctatctatctatctatctatctatctatctatcagatttgtatgccgcccctctccgcagactcggggcggctaacagcagcaacaatacaatgtaaacaaatctaatatttaagtttaagttaatttaaaaccccaatttagaaaccaatcatacatactaacataccatgtataaattttataagcctagcaggagggaaagtctcaattcccccatgcctgacgacagaggtgggttttaagg
This genomic interval carries:
- the SALL2 gene encoding sal-like protein 2, coding for MSSPRGRGEPAEGAGASAADASMAEPAGDTGDDSSPLSCPSCHIIFKDPSQLSSHTTTCFSERALSSAGLLTASTTGQEHSSVCSSSSSSVEVHPESSPSMDVEPGPLMTEPSQEPTSSRPPPPPPPTLPTTTTLSTGHLNIPLILEELRVLQQRQLHQMQMTEQICRQVLLLSSWGQVGAPASTTESAPVASAPPKPPLPVFSIKTEPGRSQVSASPDVPKPAFFHLYHPFPGGTRVPKAEQLLAPAFPTATGVLAAQCLGTARGLEQATSPGLLRQKNGGGGGGGGGGGGESNLEGEKPSGRHKCRFCGKIFGSDSALQIHLRSHTGERPYKCNICGNRFTTRGNLKVHFHRHREKYPHVQMNPHPVPEHLDYVLTTSGLPYGMSVPPEKADSGEEHGALPVAERKALSATESLSLLSGTAPSSAAQALPSFNKLVLMKAVEAKGKGDENTPPESETEGARLQLGKLVGALPSWALLANHFKAGPAMGPFPYVLEASPSETSKLQQLVEKIDRQGSSSSSGMAPSTASSSMSSSMSSSGPNQCVICLRVLSCPRALQLHYGQHGGERPFKCKVCGRAFSTRGNLRAHFVAHKTSPSARAQNSCPICQKKFTNAVSLQQHVRMHLGGQIPNGALLPEPSAPEGVQLGEGEKPQEQPPVPQEEELSEEEEEEEEEPTDEDSVESIGEKAEQISSPEVLGPPKEGEEMGQPEGEEGGSRALSSSPLGPQSPLCPLKDGEEKADMEEDGGTAPVEEEPDKDKGEGGEGPSEKQQLQGSQAKEEPVLICGICKQPFADRAALRKHAMTAHPQVHLGSHVWSNNQARRGRRLPLEGALPVLSGGPVKLQDFLGRDIPAQLVGVGPLSFWNQYTAFVSGGLPAKPAHSTTASVVSSSSSSSPNVTPQSLFGSSNVPGKAVPADPKEKPPVTNLLLLSPPAAPVLETVPENQGKGEK